Proteins encoded together in one Bacteroidota bacterium window:
- a CDS encoding FKBP-type peptidyl-prolyl cis-trans isomerase — translation MKYALVVAMSMILLACQGNTQNKVELKTTQDSVSYAIGTNIGTNLKQQKVEVNVAALAAGIQHVVDSAQVMLTEEQAQQVMTAFQQRMMAKHQEEASAAGEKNRIDGEAFLAANKNKEGVKVTASGLQYKILKMGTGPKPKADQTVTVHYRGTLIDGTEFDSSYKRGEPATFGVGQVIGGWTEALQLMPEGSKWELYIPSNLAYGDRGAGPTIQAGATLIFEVELLSVK, via the coding sequence ATGAAATACGCACTCGTTGTTGCCATGAGCATGATTCTGCTTGCCTGCCAGGGGAACACACAGAACAAGGTTGAGCTGAAAACGACACAGGATAGCGTGAGTTATGCCATCGGCACCAACATCGGCACAAACTTGAAGCAACAAAAAGTCGAAGTCAACGTTGCCGCGCTTGCAGCAGGCATTCAGCATGTTGTTGACAGCGCCCAGGTGATGCTCACTGAGGAGCAAGCTCAGCAAGTGATGACGGCATTCCAGCAGCGTATGATGGCGAAGCACCAGGAAGAAGCATCTGCCGCGGGCGAAAAGAACAGAATCGATGGTGAAGCCTTTCTTGCAGCAAACAAGAACAAGGAAGGCGTAAAAGTAACGGCAAGCGGCTTGCAGTACAAAATTCTTAAAATGGGTACAGGCCCGAAGCCGAAAGCCGACCAGACGGTTACGGTTCATTACCGCGGCACGCTGATTGACGGAACGGAATTCGACAGTTCGTACAAACGCGGCGAGCCTGCGACGTTCGGCGTGGGGCAAGTCATCGGCGGATGGACAGAGGCGTTGCAGTTGATGCCGGAAGGCTCGAAGTGGGAACTCTACATTCCTTCCAATCTTGCTTATGGCGATCGCGGAGCCGGACCGACGATACAAGCCGGTGCAACACTGATCTTTGAGGTCGAGCTGCTTTCGGTGAAGTAG
- a CDS encoding metallophosphoesterase family protein — protein MKILALSDIHGAYRRMLDIVNFHSSVDVIVVAGDLTTNGSPEEAEEAIDQLQRFRKPLLVVAGNMDPPLLDDVFVRLGVSLNGRGVVISGVGFSGVSASPISPLRTPNEISEEEISARAELGLMQVSGAEINLFVPHSPPLNTKLDRVHTGRHVGSSAVRSFIEKHQPHVVICGHIHEARGVDRIGSAEIINCGPVGSGFYGLISIGEDVVVECCEMS, from the coding sequence GTGAAGATTCTGGCGTTATCAGATATTCACGGTGCGTACCGGAGAATGCTGGACATCGTCAACTTCCACTCTTCTGTTGACGTTATCGTCGTTGCCGGCGACCTGACAACCAACGGTTCACCCGAGGAAGCAGAAGAGGCGATCGATCAGCTGCAACGCTTTCGGAAACCGTTGCTGGTTGTTGCCGGGAACATGGACCCCCCGCTGCTTGATGATGTGTTCGTCAGACTTGGTGTCTCATTAAACGGACGCGGGGTTGTGATTAGTGGTGTCGGATTCTCCGGAGTCTCGGCATCGCCCATCTCGCCGCTGAGAACACCGAACGAAATATCTGAGGAAGAAATTTCCGCACGAGCCGAACTTGGCTTGATGCAAGTTTCCGGCGCGGAGATAAACCTCTTCGTTCCACATTCCCCGCCGTTGAACACAAAGCTCGACAGGGTTCATACCGGCAGACATGTTGGCAGTTCCGCGGTGCGATCATTCATCGAAAAACATCAACCGCATGTCGTCATTTGTGGACATATTCATGAAGCGAGAGGCGTCGATAGAATTGGATCTGCCGAGATCATCAATTGCGGTCCGGTCGGGAGCGGGTTCTACGGACTGATTTCCATCGGCGAGGATGTTGTAGTCGAGTGTTGTGAAATGAGTTAG
- the cdd gene encoding cytidine deaminase — MRKPKLSATKQKHLIRIAKLAKENSYSPYSKFRVGAALLAGNGRIFSGCNVENSSYSLTTCAERNALFKAVSEGSTDFISIAIASDDTGLLPPCGACRQVLSEFAPDIEVILTSSQGDVKLTSLKKLFPMPADLKKLGSRASKQ; from the coding sequence ATGAGAAAACCAAAACTGTCAGCAACCAAGCAAAAGCATCTTATCAGGATAGCTAAGTTGGCGAAGGAAAACTCTTACTCACCATACTCTAAGTTCCGGGTTGGTGCAGCGTTGCTTGCCGGCAATGGGCGTATATTTTCCGGTTGCAACGTGGAGAATAGTTCCTATTCGCTGACAACTTGCGCCGAGCGGAATGCGCTCTTCAAGGCCGTCAGCGAAGGTTCGACGGACTTCATCTCGATAGCAATCGCTTCAGATGACACTGGCCTACTCCCACCGTGCGGCGCGTGCAGGCAAGTCCTTTCGGAATTTGCCCCTGACATCGAAGTGATCCTTACATCTTCACAGGGAGATGTCAAACTGACATCATTAAAAAAACTCTTTCCTATGCCTGCCGACCTGAAGAAGCTCGGCTCCCGCGCTTCGAAACAATAG
- the tag gene encoding DNA-3-methyladenine glycosylase I: protein MLKGKSGRHQQIWSTVEKVPRGKVATYGQVARLSKLSQQARLVGYALHALPHGIQIPWHRVINSKGMISFPANSDAFKRQKNLLEKEGVIFVKGRIDLNVFGWKKYNKTPLPIYKSMNKKREKIRCAWSGTDPLYIKYHDEEWGVPQHDDRKLFEMLILEGAQAGLSWITILRKRENYRKAFDNFNARKIAAYNKRKTDALLKNEGIVRNRLKINAAVLNAQAYLNVQKEFGSFDTYIWQFVGGKPIRNRRKSLKEIPATTPESDAMSRDLKKRGFKFVGSTICYAFMQATGMANDHTKDCWKYR, encoded by the coding sequence ATGCTGAAAGGAAAGTCAGGAAGACACCAGCAGATCTGGTCGACAGTTGAGAAGGTGCCGCGGGGAAAAGTCGCAACGTATGGACAAGTTGCCCGCCTAAGCAAGCTGTCCCAACAAGCACGGCTTGTTGGATATGCTCTTCACGCGCTTCCGCACGGCATACAGATTCCATGGCACCGGGTGATCAATTCAAAAGGCATGATATCATTTCCTGCGAATTCGGACGCATTCAAACGACAGAAAAATCTGTTGGAGAAAGAGGGGGTAATTTTCGTGAAGGGAAGAATTGACCTGAACGTGTTCGGCTGGAAGAAGTACAACAAGACTCCATTACCCATCTATAAGTCAATGAACAAGAAACGCGAGAAAATCCGTTGTGCCTGGAGCGGCACCGACCCGCTGTACATCAAGTATCACGACGAGGAGTGGGGAGTTCCCCAGCATGATGACAGGAAGTTGTTTGAGATGTTGATTCTTGAAGGCGCGCAAGCCGGACTGAGCTGGATAACCATTCTGCGCAAGCGCGAGAACTACCGAAAGGCATTCGACAACTTCAATGCACGAAAGATCGCAGCATACAACAAGAGGAAAACAGACGCGTTGCTGAAGAACGAAGGCATTGTCCGGAACAGGCTGAAGATTAACGCCGCCGTCTTGAATGCACAGGCATATCTGAATGTGCAGAAGGAGTTCGGCAGCTTCGACACATACATCTGGCAATTTGTCGGAGGCAAACCGATTCGAAACAGGCGGAAATCTCTAAAGGAAATTCCTGCAACAACCCCCGAATCCGATGCGATGAGTAGGGACTTGAAGAAACGCGGATTCAAATTCGTGGGCTCGACAATCTGTTACGCGTTCATGCAGGCAACTGGAATGGCGAATGATCACACGAAAGATTGCTGGAAGTACCGGTAA
- a CDS encoding GlmU family protein, translated as MAPTICIFEDPQYVNLLPLVYTRPVYDLRCGILTLREKILRAYPKTQLALLCRPYLAEVVRRQNPGVEVNEVHESGCLLINGRLLAGTGLAKQIPIRGDDAVYLSGNTVVAVRINAGRHRSLKHDFSEVFDAEHFSELEKVQVDVNLIRYPWDLVQHNGEQIAADYKSITLGKKSRGIILPGVHFINKRRIFIDTGAQVKAGAVLDASNGPIYVGKNAEILPNAVIEGPASIGMGTRIKIGAKIYERTSIGEMCKVGGEVEASIIHSYSNKQHDGFLGHSYLGMWCNLGADTNTSDLKNNYGNVRVTINGREVDSGSQFVGLTMGDHSKSGINTMFNTGTVVGVSSNVYGAGFPPKTIPSFSWGGAEGLMEYRIDSAIDVCRRVMARRAIEMTEADEKLMKTIFDLTKKEREAL; from the coding sequence ATGGCTCCGACTATCTGCATTTTTGAAGATCCTCAATACGTGAATCTTCTGCCTCTTGTGTATACTCGTCCTGTGTATGATCTTCGCTGCGGAATCCTGACGCTGCGCGAAAAGATCCTTCGCGCATATCCTAAAACACAACTGGCGTTGTTGTGCCGTCCGTATTTAGCGGAGGTCGTTCGCCGGCAGAATCCAGGCGTTGAGGTGAACGAGGTGCACGAGTCGGGTTGCCTTTTGATCAATGGACGATTGTTGGCGGGAACCGGGCTCGCGAAGCAGATTCCCATTCGGGGAGATGACGCCGTGTATCTGTCCGGCAACACGGTCGTTGCCGTTCGTATCAACGCAGGCCGTCACAGATCGCTGAAGCACGATTTTTCGGAGGTGTTCGATGCAGAACACTTCTCCGAACTTGAAAAGGTACAGGTTGACGTGAATCTTATCAGATACCCGTGGGACCTTGTTCAACACAATGGCGAGCAGATAGCTGCCGATTACAAGTCCATCACTTTGGGAAAGAAGAGTCGGGGGATAATCCTCCCGGGTGTTCATTTCATCAACAAACGGAGGATATTTATTGATACCGGGGCACAGGTTAAGGCAGGAGCCGTACTTGATGCATCGAACGGGCCGATCTATGTCGGCAAGAATGCCGAGATTCTGCCGAACGCAGTCATTGAAGGCCCGGCAAGTATTGGAATGGGGACACGGATCAAGATCGGGGCGAAGATCTATGAGAGAACCAGTATCGGCGAGATGTGCAAAGTTGGCGGGGAGGTGGAAGCAAGCATCATTCACTCCTACTCCAACAAACAGCATGATGGGTTTCTCGGCCACTCGTATCTCGGTATGTGGTGCAACCTCGGTGCCGATACGAATACGAGCGACCTGAAGAACAATTACGGAAATGTCCGTGTGACGATCAACGGCAGAGAGGTGGATAGCGGTTCGCAGTTTGTCGGCTTGACGATGGGCGATCATTCCAAAAGCGGGATTAACACGATGTTCAATACCGGGACGGTTGTCGGAGTTTCGAGCAATGTGTACGGGGCAGGATTTCCACCCAAGACTATTCCCTCTTTTTCCTGGGGCGGTGCAGAAGGTTTGATGGAGTATCGTATCGACAGCGCCATTGACGTCTGCCGTCGTGTCATGGCCCGCCGGGCAATCGAAATGACTGAAGCAGACGAGAAACTTATGAAAACGATATTCGATCTGACGAAGAAGGAAAGAGAAGCGCTGTGA
- a CDS encoding OmpA family protein, translated as MKFFMLAAFLMLLDVHSGLSQQAVKKTPMFSTDGKWSLSFHGGANIWISDLNTRRASPGGDLVLRYGLSRRFSFGIMLGYDRLIGIEHPETVAPNPASPPLSEYMALSMASANFIVVYNYPITLDFRPYVYAGIGGAAYLRQDRFDNHIPDGGDRIKRTLHIPVGFGFEIPMSQNVSFAIDLGARIMDDYTDDWKGNSIIEQSTRPGIADWYPTGRLGFNFYFGKNDDDDDPDNDGLTNTEERRYGTNPYNADSDGDGLKDGEEIFRHNTNPLKWDTDGDGLSDGDEVLKYKTFPNRTDSDEDGLNDGHEVLKYETNPLKPDTDGDGLTDGDEVLKYGTDPLKADTDGDSLSDGDEILRYRTDPRNKDTDGGGVDDGTEVKRGTNPLDKSDDFPVQKRELKAEVGQAVVLEGIVFQTGKATITPVSEDILTLALNTLRQHPDMTVEIRGHTDNTGSRSLNDGLSQRRADAVRLWLLNRGIAANRITATGFGQDYPIDTNLTAEGRQRNRRIEFFRTK; from the coding sequence ATGAAGTTCTTCATGCTGGCCGCATTTCTCATGCTTCTTGACGTTCATTCCGGCTTGTCGCAACAAGCTGTAAAAAAAACGCCGATGTTCTCCACGGATGGCAAATGGTCGTTGAGCTTTCACGGAGGAGCAAATATCTGGATCAGCGATCTCAATACGCGGCGCGCCTCTCCGGGAGGAGATCTTGTCCTCCGGTATGGATTGTCCCGGCGATTCTCGTTCGGCATCATGCTCGGGTATGACAGGCTGATTGGCATTGAACATCCGGAGACCGTTGCACCAAACCCGGCATCACCACCATTGAGCGAGTATATGGCACTCAGCATGGCCAGCGCGAATTTCATCGTTGTGTACAACTACCCCATTACTCTCGACTTCCGGCCGTACGTGTATGCCGGAATCGGCGGAGCGGCCTATCTGAGACAGGATCGCTTTGACAACCACATCCCGGATGGCGGGGATCGCATTAAGCGGACCCTCCACATTCCTGTCGGGTTTGGCTTTGAGATTCCGATGTCCCAGAACGTCTCTTTTGCCATCGACCTCGGTGCACGCATTATGGATGACTACACAGATGATTGGAAGGGCAACAGCATCATCGAGCAATCGACCAGGCCCGGCATTGCCGATTGGTATCCGACGGGACGGCTCGGTTTCAATTTCTATTTCGGTAAGAACGATGATGATGATGACCCGGACAACGACGGGCTTACCAATACGGAAGAACGAAGGTACGGCACGAATCCTTACAATGCCGACAGCGACGGCGACGGACTGAAAGACGGCGAAGAGATTTTCCGCCACAATACCAATCCGCTGAAGTGGGATACTGACGGCGACGGGTTGAGTGATGGAGATGAGGTTCTCAAGTACAAGACGTTTCCGAACCGTACCGATTCCGATGAGGATGGGTTGAATGACGGACATGAAGTGCTCAAATACGAAACCAATCCGCTGAAGCCCGATACCGATGGCGACGGCCTGACCGATGGCGATGAAGTGCTCAAGTATGGCACCGATCCCCTGAAAGCAGATACTGATGGCGATAGTTTAAGCGATGGCGATGAGATTCTCCGCTACAGAACAGACCCGCGCAACAAAGACACTGATGGCGGCGGTGTGGATGACGGCACAGAGGTGAAGCGGGGGACTAATCCGCTTGACAAGAGTGATGATTTTCCCGTTCAGAAACGCGAACTCAAAGCCGAGGTGGGACAGGCCGTCGTGTTAGAAGGGATCGTCTTCCAAACCGGCAAGGCGACGATCACCCCCGTTTCCGAAGACATTCTGACCCTTGCCCTCAACACGCTCCGCCAACATCCCGACATGACGGTGGAGATTCGCGGGCATACGGACAATACAGGTTCGCGATCGCTCAATGACGGACTTTCACAACGTCGCGCTGACGCAGTGCGTTTGTGGCTACTCAACAGGGGTATCGCGGCAAATCGAATCACGGCAACAGGCTTCGGTCAGGATTATCCCATTGATACGAATCTGACGGCAGAAGGACGACAGCGCAACCGGCGCATCGAATTCTTCAGAACAAAATGA
- a CDS encoding YbaK/EbsC family protein, giving the protein MILARLTNYLDGNGIKYIVIHHSPAFTAREVAVLAHIPRSEVAKTVIVKVDGKAMMAVLPASEMVDLALLRTALNANAVVLATEREFNTLFPDCEIGAMPPLGNLFGIDVVVADSLRNNQEIAFNGGNHREVLKMSYADFERLVKPLVRKFTMERRVRADLFERGIS; this is encoded by the coding sequence ATGATACTCGCACGTTTAACAAACTATCTTGACGGGAACGGCATCAAGTATATCGTGATCCACCACTCGCCGGCGTTCACCGCCCGCGAAGTTGCCGTTCTGGCACACATTCCCAGGAGTGAGGTGGCAAAAACCGTCATCGTGAAGGTTGATGGGAAAGCGATGATGGCTGTTCTGCCTGCATCCGAAATGGTGGATCTTGCCCTGTTGCGCACAGCGCTCAACGCAAATGCCGTTGTGCTCGCGACGGAGCGGGAGTTCAATACCCTCTTTCCCGATTGCGAAATCGGGGCAATGCCGCCGCTAGGGAATCTCTTCGGGATTGATGTTGTTGTCGCAGATTCCTTGAGGAACAATCAGGAAATCGCGTTCAACGGTGGAAACCACCGCGAAGTTCTGAAAATGTCGTATGCCGACTTTGAAAGACTTGTGAAGCCGCTTGTTCGAAAGTTCACGATGGAACGAAGGGTTCGCGCCGATCTCTTTGAACGGGGCATTAGCTGA
- a CDS encoding class I SAM-dependent methyltransferase — protein sequence MTEQTLLATGRAYDTSLTLLHELLGEYPARDFDVRFWNGMVWEAEPDQPRRFTLVLQHPGALRSMFLPPTELSLAEAYIYNDFDIEGDISAVFPLADHFMSIRRSFAEKLHFGKLLHSLPSSPRGQPGRRAAVLDGRLHSPQRDFDAVTYHYNTSNQFFRLFLDAQMVYSCAYFETLHDNLDTAQTRKLDYVCRKLRLRPGERLLDIGCGWGGLIIHAAKKYRAKCVGITLSRLQAEFARERIRQAGLEDRCRVEMCDYRDIDAPSSFDKLASIGMLEHVGEKLLPTYFEQAWRLLRPGGVFLNHGIARNATEPLPEEPTFSDRYVFPDGELVPLHTTLHAAEKSGFEVRDVESLREHYAVTLRNWVRRLEAHCTEAVAATDETTYRVWRLYMSGSAYWFWRGKLNVYQSLLVKSVDGVSNFPLTRNDWYVQ from the coding sequence ATGACGGAGCAAACGCTTCTTGCAACCGGCCGGGCGTATGATACGAGCCTGACCCTGTTGCACGAATTGCTGGGCGAATACCCGGCGAGGGATTTCGACGTACGGTTCTGGAACGGGATGGTATGGGAAGCAGAACCGGATCAGCCGCGGCGGTTCACGCTTGTTCTTCAGCATCCCGGCGCACTGAGAAGCATGTTTCTGCCGCCCACCGAGTTGAGCCTTGCCGAGGCGTACATCTACAACGACTTCGATATTGAAGGGGATATTTCGGCCGTATTCCCGCTTGCTGATCATTTTATGAGTATCCGCAGAAGCTTCGCGGAAAAACTCCACTTCGGCAAACTTCTTCACAGTCTTCCTTCATCACCCCGCGGGCAACCCGGTCGGCGCGCCGCGGTGCTGGATGGCCGTCTGCATTCCCCTCAACGCGATTTCGACGCCGTTACGTACCACTACAACACATCCAATCAATTCTTCCGGCTGTTTCTGGATGCGCAGATGGTTTACTCGTGCGCGTACTTCGAAACATTGCACGACAATCTCGATACCGCACAAACCCGAAAACTCGACTACGTATGCCGAAAGCTGCGGCTCCGGCCCGGCGAACGGCTGCTCGATATCGGCTGCGGCTGGGGCGGATTGATTATTCACGCAGCAAAGAAGTACCGGGCCAAATGTGTCGGCATTACCTTGAGCCGGCTGCAAGCCGAATTTGCGCGGGAACGCATCCGTCAGGCCGGGCTTGAAGATCGGTGCCGCGTTGAAATGTGCGACTACCGCGACATTGATGCACCCTCGTCGTTCGACAAGCTTGCAAGCATCGGAATGCTCGAGCATGTGGGCGAAAAGCTTCTGCCCACATACTTCGAGCAGGCGTGGCGGCTGTTGCGTCCGGGCGGAGTATTTCTCAACCACGGCATAGCGCGTAATGCAACGGAGCCGTTGCCGGAAGAGCCGACCTTTTCCGACAGGTACGTATTTCCGGACGGCGAGCTTGTTCCGCTGCATACAACGCTGCATGCCGCGGAGAAGAGCGGATTTGAAGTGAGGGATGTGGAAAGCCTGAGGGAACACTACGCCGTTACTCTGCGAAACTGGGTTCGCCGCCTTGAAGCGCATTGTACCGAGGCGGTTGCAGCGACGGATGAAACCACGTACCGCGTGTGGCGGCTGTATATGTCCGGCTCGGCGTACTGGTTCTGGCGGGGGAAGCTGAATGTGTACCAATCACTCTTGGTGAAGTCGGTCGACGGGGTCAGCAACTTCCCGCTGACGCGGAACGATTGGTACGTGCAGTAA
- a CDS encoding T9SS type A sorting domain-containing protein, whose translation MSTRFALMTLSVLLCSVGFADWTRTSGPEGGMVRAIAIGQNAMLGAIHPGQIYRSNGGVWTPVANFPATRIISVGNSFLAITQQGVARSVDNGSTWVDVLPSSNFPASAITVDRGVVYASISDTIYKSLDEGETWAFAGHAVNLTGCLLAAGDTILIGSSVGFGLQRSTDGGTTFNPVNGPSGSGIVNSLERLGEEFFASFGQSGVFRSTDGGLSWELRSSGLPRFDISYYAATRMLAAGATLYAVANMRVFRYDGETWSSLPLDVMVHDIDGTASTLLGGTAAGVWQSSDNGATWTEENDELIATTPRMFGRIGDQIFTPVSNRIARTTDNGTTWSFPANLEANRLVAHGTSLFAATLDGISRSTDNGVTWTLANQGITQYLPDIRDLAVTNDAVYASFYHIMSFHGNSSWFSGGVFRSTNNGESWIAINNGLPRNATSVVAPTHRVAANGQLLFAATVAGVFRSTNAGANWSPAGNGIPENTWVENLYTSPSYTLLGSGRGIFRFNGSVWEEMNSGLPQANGFYPYAHSFVEYEGLLYAATSDGVFRFEGASWSRFGTNEPATSPVLGIVEINGELLAAVSTKGVWKHSLSPLAVDGGTAIPRRFYLAENYPNPFNPGTNLWFQIADYGLVSLRVFDLIGREVATLVNEEKAPGSYSVQWNALDAASGVYLARLESAGNIQVRRMLLLK comes from the coding sequence ATGTCAACACGATTCGCTTTGATGACATTGTCGGTTCTTTTGTGTTCTGTTGGATTTGCCGATTGGACTCGGACATCGGGCCCGGAGGGTGGTATGGTTCGTGCAATCGCCATCGGACAGAATGCGATGCTTGGTGCAATTCACCCGGGTCAGATCTACCGTAGCAACGGGGGTGTTTGGACGCCGGTTGCCAACTTCCCGGCGACACGAATTATCTCTGTCGGAAACTCGTTTCTCGCCATCACGCAGCAAGGAGTAGCCAGATCGGTCGACAACGGTTCGACATGGGTTGATGTTCTCCCTTCTTCAAACTTCCCGGCTTCTGCGATCACTGTCGACCGCGGAGTTGTTTACGCCAGTATTAGTGACACGATCTACAAATCACTGGACGAAGGCGAGACTTGGGCCTTCGCCGGTCATGCGGTGAATCTAACCGGGTGTCTGCTTGCCGCAGGTGACACGATTCTGATCGGAAGCTCAGTCGGATTCGGACTGCAGCGTTCCACCGATGGCGGCACAACGTTTAACCCCGTAAACGGACCCTCAGGCAGCGGGATTGTGAACTCGTTGGAGCGTCTCGGTGAAGAGTTCTTCGCTTCGTTCGGGCAGAGCGGTGTGTTTCGCTCGACTGACGGCGGCTTGTCGTGGGAACTGCGCAGCAGCGGGTTGCCCCGGTTCGACATCTCGTACTACGCAGCGACACGGATGCTGGCGGCAGGCGCCACGCTGTATGCGGTGGCAAACATGAGGGTATTCAGATACGATGGCGAAACATGGAGTTCCCTGCCGCTTGATGTTATGGTGCACGATATTGATGGGACGGCTTCCACTCTGCTCGGCGGAACAGCCGCAGGTGTGTGGCAATCGTCCGACAATGGCGCAACCTGGACGGAGGAGAATGACGAACTCATTGCAACAACACCAAGGATGTTCGGGAGGATCGGAGATCAGATATTCACGCCTGTCTCCAACCGCATCGCGCGAACAACAGACAACGGCACAACCTGGTCATTTCCGGCAAACCTTGAAGCGAACCGCCTTGTCGCGCATGGGACATCCCTTTTTGCCGCAACGTTGGATGGCATCTCCCGCTCGACCGATAATGGTGTAACGTGGACGCTCGCAAACCAGGGCATTACACAGTACCTCCCGGATATACGTGATCTTGCAGTAACGAATGATGCCGTCTATGCTTCGTTCTATCACATCATGTCATTTCACGGAAACAGCAGTTGGTTCAGCGGCGGCGTGTTTCGGTCAACCAACAACGGTGAATCCTGGATTGCGATAAACAACGGACTCCCGCGAAACGCAACCTCGGTTGTTGCACCGACGCATCGTGTCGCCGCGAACGGGCAACTGCTGTTTGCAGCGACCGTTGCGGGTGTGTTCCGTTCAACAAATGCCGGGGCGAACTGGAGTCCAGCAGGAAACGGAATTCCCGAAAACACATGGGTGGAAAATCTTTATACTTCTCCCTCGTATACACTACTCGGGTCGGGGCGCGGAATCTTCCGGTTCAACGGCTCGGTGTGGGAAGAGATGAATAGCGGACTGCCTCAAGCGAACGGGTTCTATCCGTACGCGCACAGTTTTGTCGAATACGAGGGTTTGCTGTATGCCGCGACTTCCGACGGCGTGTTCCGGTTTGAGGGGGCGAGCTGGTCTCGGTTTGGAACCAATGAACCCGCAACGTCTCCCGTACTCGGCATCGTTGAGATAAACGGAGAACTTCTCGCGGCAGTTTCGACAAAAGGCGTATGGAAACACTCACTTTCGCCGCTTGCCGTTGATGGAGGCACCGCAATCCCGCGCAGGTTTTATCTCGCGGAGAACTATCCCAATCCGTTCAACCCGGGTACAAACCTCTGGTTTCAGATTGCAGATTACGGACTGGTATCCCTCCGTGTCTTCGACCTGATCGGCCGCGAAGTTGCGACGCTGGTAAATGAGGAAAAAGCCCCCGGCAGCTACTCAGTTCAATGGAATGCCCTTGATGCTGCCAGCGGCGTCTATCTTGCACGACTGGAAAGTGCCGGCAACATTCAGGTTAGACGCATGTTATTGTTGAAGTGA
- the amrS gene encoding AmmeMemoRadiSam system radical SAM enzyme has protein sequence MQQAQTLNELLAGQAAKGDLYEKMPNTWVRCVACGHRCKIAPDHEGICKVRFNKGGELYVPRGYVAGLQIDPIEKKPFFHALPGAKALSFGMLGCDYHCAYCQNWLTSQALRDPLAGTPPDIMSAEQIVAIALDRHIPVLTSTYNEPLITSEWAVEIFKLAKKYNIKCSYVSNGNGTPEVLDYIRPHVDLYKIDLKSFRQKNYRQLGGKLENVLFTIQRLNELGIWLEVVTLVIPGFNDSDDELNDIARFLASVSPEIPWHVTAFHQDYRMTDPDNTPAGTLIRAADIGYNAGLHFVYAGNLPGMLGKYENTRCPSCREVLIERHGFTVVKNGLVDGECPKCRHIIPGVWH, from the coding sequence ATGCAGCAGGCACAAACGCTGAACGAGTTGCTTGCCGGTCAGGCGGCAAAAGGCGATTTGTATGAGAAGATGCCCAACACATGGGTCCGATGCGTTGCGTGCGGCCACCGCTGCAAAATAGCCCCCGATCATGAAGGCATCTGCAAGGTTCGCTTCAACAAGGGGGGCGAGTTGTACGTGCCGCGTGGATACGTTGCTGGACTCCAAATCGATCCGATAGAGAAGAAGCCCTTCTTTCATGCTCTTCCCGGAGCAAAAGCACTCAGTTTCGGTATGTTGGGATGTGACTATCACTGTGCCTATTGCCAGAATTGGCTGACATCGCAAGCTCTTCGAGATCCCCTTGCCGGTACACCGCCCGACATTATGTCGGCAGAACAAATCGTGGCAATTGCCCTCGACAGGCACATTCCCGTACTGACCAGCACATACAACGAGCCGTTGATAACCAGCGAGTGGGCGGTTGAGATATTCAAGCTTGCGAAAAAGTACAACATTAAGTGTTCGTATGTTTCAAACGGCAACGGAACGCCCGAAGTGCTGGATTACATCCGGCCGCATGTCGACCTGTACAAGATAGATCTCAAGAGTTTCCGGCAGAAGAACTACCGGCAGTTAGGCGGGAAACTGGAGAACGTTCTATTCACCATCCAACGCCTGAATGAACTCGGCATCTGGCTCGAAGTTGTTACGCTGGTGATTCCCGGCTTCAATGACTCGGATGACGAGTTGAACGACATTGCACGATTCCTCGCGTCCGTATCTCCCGAGATTCCCTGGCATGTAACCGCATTTCATCAAGACTACAGGATGACTGACCCTGATAATACGCCCGCAGGGACACTCATCCGTGCCGCGGACATCGGATATAACGCGGGGTTGCATTTTGTATACGCCGGAAACTTGCCGGGCATGCTCGGCAAGTACGAGAACACCCGGTGCCCGTCGTGCCGCGAAGTGCTGATTGAACGGCATGGCTTTACCGTCGTGAAGAATGGGCTGGTAGATGGCGAATGCCCGAAATGCAGGCACATCATTCCGGGAGTCTGGCATTAG